The following proteins are co-located in the Takifugu flavidus isolate HTHZ2018 chromosome 16, ASM371156v2, whole genome shotgun sequence genome:
- the rps6kl1 gene encoding uncharacterized protein rps6kl1 produces the protein MAKRDYLVEAAKQFRMALDSEVSEDYEAAFSYYKNGVDLLLNGVQLDPNKERREAVKRKTTQYLKRAEEIFITHLQDNLVKGSSHLGGYSSLRFRPIRHLSSPVEDLDMCKVVGVTDKVLIVQSMVNKETFVVKSLVKSSWESRDQPTIIPQGVPYMVKLLRYYVSEDAVYLHLEHVKGGRLFSKLHKLRNEKAREHPECLASGQHNAKLKTSYTSPTISTDYQHNSGGSTGGIRDKPNAESPDAEFPTSWDETQRVESCRTHSYIEETGCLQNTRSAASFYSKLERLTLYSGSSGAQVNTRIHPPAPSLCLHSSETQEHPALPLPCARVSLALNSMSDVNPTRAGMGLTECSSEFEEAWKAADPAKNCEIINPYAVTDTGALGQTTPHTSQTSFLKGGSASGSNNGLSSSPAVLHLPLHCQTQIHGKVSWDSSSSQQGSVDLKQDSVSPTTEEKNGIIVIRSTDRAIFSDHTDSRTTSGSSWSSPTLLCHSIAGKQGSFPGPSPALLGLKSKVEACEAKGGSQEARESNPREEVAPAKERSFMSWFSSGPPVHNIKDNKDVFQKSEKNEDQEEDQIMEVDGWCHLPQIPLKSSPTDKALQNCWGLPEAEVRVWGAQILLALESLHQQGILCRDLNPRNVLLTSNGKVCLTFFGQWSEVQSEICCRAMDQMYCAPEIGGVTRITEACDWWSLGTLLFELLTGMPLWQLHPAGIHTHTQLLIPDHLSTAAASLLTELLQFDPGYRLGSGGGGVCDIKCHPFFSSVSWKALGC, from the exons ATGGCGAAGAGAGATTACCTGGTGGAGGCGGCCAAGCAGTTCCGCATGGCCCTGGACAGCGAGGTCAGCGAGGACTACGAAGCAGCCTTCAGCTACTACAAGAACGGGgtggacctgctgctgaacGGTGTCCAGC TGGATCCTAACAAGGAGCGCCGGGAGGCAGTGAAGAGGAAGACGACACAGTATCTGAAGCGAGCCGAAGAAATCTTCATAACACATTTGCAGGACAACCTTGTGAAGGGAAGCTCGCATTTAGGG GGTTACAGCAGTCTGAGATTCCGCCCTATCAGACACTTGAGCTCCCCTGTGGAGGATCTGGACATGTGTAAGGTGGTGGGGGTCACTGATAAG GTGCTGATCGTCCAGAGCATGGTCAACAAGGAAACGTTCGTCGTCAAG AGTCTGGTCAAATCGAGCTGGGAGAGCCGTGACCAGCCCACCATCATTCCTCAGGGGGTGCCCTATATGGTTAAGCTGCTAAGGTATTACGTCAGCGAGGACGCCGTGTATCTGCATCTCGAACACGTCAAAG GTGGGAGGCTTTTCTCCAAACTCCACAAGCTGAGGAACGAGAAGGCCAGGGAACACCCAGAATGCCTCGCTTCCGGCCAGCACAACGCCAAGCTGAAGACCAGCTACACCTCGCCCACAATCAGCACAGACTACCAGCACAACAGTGGAGGCAGCACGGGGGGGATTCGGGACAAGCCCAACGCTGAGAGTCCAGATGCAGAGTTTCCCACTTCCTGGGATGAGACTCAGAGGGTGGAGAGCTGTAGGACACACTCCTACATCGAGGAAACGGGATGCCTGCAGAACACGCGCTCTGCGGCGTCATTTTATTCGAAGCTGGAGCGGCTTACCTTGTACTCCGGCTCATCGGGGGCACAGGTCAACACTCGCATCCATCCACCAGCTCCTAGTTTGTGTTTGCACTCCAGTGAAACTCAGGAAcaccctgctcttcctctcccgTGTGCTCGTGTCAGTCTAGCCCTTAATTCCATGTCAGATGTCAATCCAACAAGAGCCGGAATGGGGTTGACAGAGTGCAGCTCCGAGTTTGAGGAGGCCTGGAAAGCTGCTGATCCAGCAAAAAACTGTGAGATCATAAACCCCTATGCAGTGACTGACACTGGCGCACTCGGACAAACGACACCTCATACAAGCCAGACCTCATTCCTTAAAGGAGGATCAGCGAGCGGCTCCAATAATGGCTTGAGTTCatcccctgctgttctgcaccTCCCTCTCCATTGCCAAACTCAGATCCATGGCAAGGTCTCGTGGGATAGCAGCAGCTCTCAACAGGGGTCCGTAGACTTGAAGCAGGACAGTGTCAGTCCCACCACGGAGGAAAAGAATGGAATAATAGTGATCAGGAGCACAGACAGAGCGATATTTTCTGACCATACGGACTCAAGGACAAcatcaggaagctcctggtcctCCCCCACGTTGCTCTGCCACAGCATTGCGGGAAAACAGGGGTCTTTTCCAGGGCCCTCTCCAGCACTTTTGGGACTGAAGTCCAAAGTGGAAGCATGTGAGGCAAAAGGTGGTTCACAGGAGGCTCGAGAATCGAACCCCAGGGAGGAAGTGGCGCCAGCAAAAGAGCGATCGTTTATGAGCTGGTTCTCCTCCGGCCCACCGGTCCACAACATCAAAGACAACAAGGATGTTTTccagaaatcagaaaaaaatgagGATCAGGAGGAAGACCAGATCATGGAGGTGGACGGATGGTGCCACCTTCCCCAGATTCCTCTCAAGTCTTCCCCAACAGATAAGGCCCTGCAGAACTGCTGGGGTCTGCCTGAAGCAGAGGTGCGAGTCTGGGGTGCACAGATCCTGCTAGCTCTGGAGAGTCTGCACCAGCAAGGCATCCTGTGTCGAGACCTCAATCCCAGAAATGTTCTGCTCACCAGCAATG GAAAAGTGTGCTTGACATTTTTTGGCCAGTGGAGTGAGGTTCAGTCCGAGATCTGCTGCAGAGCCATGGACCAGATGTACTGTGCTCCAG AAATCGGTGGAGTGACCCGAATTACAGAGGCGTGTGACTGGTGGAGTCTCGGCACGTTGTTGTTTGAGCTCCTAACAGGAATG CCACTGTGGCAGCTCCACCCAGCAgggatccacacacacacccagctgcTCATCCCCGACCACCTCAGCACTGCCGCCGCGTCTCTGCTGACTGAG TTGCTCCAGTTTGATCCCGGCTACCGGCTGGGATCAGGAGGCGGAGGCGTGTGTGACATCAAGTGCCACCCCTTCTTCAGCAGTGTCTCCTGGAAAGCTCTGGGCTGTTAA
- the LOC130513283 gene encoding olfactomedin-4-like, with product MSPMLLLLLLLSLLGPALAWLPVEDWESGNVTSSGGGLECLCSVFLPDSNFPVNRVQHMQQITSDLKREVEIQINKMVSYDTKLEVYLEKLMDLTVRVAMMDSSPDDYIKLDFELLRIELREFEALVSQLRDSLNASSPALDSLFTEIHNMTLIVNQLETFDKKNLEVIRIEFLKLQRKLKECQEGQEYFKPDIGNCNNTGIVTVSKPTLIQINAHLNAGYQYGGWGKDSKPVRGHESMYWYGAYSSPSVFEFYLYSSYDKLIQRSSFTHHGLPQGYEGSGNNYIVHGNAVYFQASNPFRMSKLNLTSSVYTHRQMTKASETYTYVYSPKQYLDFSADEKGLWVLYSTEEANGKIVAAKIDEKSFAVEDEWTTNAFKPLVGNAFMACGVMYATRPGDLNTEEIYYSYDTRTGEEKQMSVYFQKFQDSFVNLHYNPTDQKLYMYNKGYYVSYNLRFGEE from the exons ATGTccccgatgctgctgctgctgctgctgctttccctCCTCGGCCCCGCGCTGGCCTGGCTC CCAGTGGAAGACTGGGAGAGCGGGAACGTGACCTCGTCTGGCGGAGGACTGGAGTGTCTCTGCAGCGTCTTCCTGCCTGACAGCAACTTCCCAGTCAACCGCGTTCAACACATGCAGCAAATCACCAGCGACCTGAAGCGGGAGGTTGAGATCCAGATAAATAAA ATGGTGAGCTACGACACTAAGCTGGAGGTTTACTTGGAGAAACTGATGGACCTGACGGTGAGAGTGGCCATGATGGACAGCAGCCCTGATGATTACATCAAACTGGACTTTGAGCTTCTTAGGATTGAGCTCAGAGAGTTTGAGGCTCTGGTATCTCAGCTCAGAGACTCCCTCAACGCCTCCTCACCGGCGCTCGACAGCCTGTTCACCGAG ATTCACAACATGACCCTCATTGTGAACCAACTGGAGACCTTTGACAAAAAGAACCTGGAGGTGATCCGAATCGAGTTCCTCAAGCTGCAGAGGAAGTTAAAGGAGTGCCAGGAGGGGCAGGAGTACTTCAAACCAGATATTG GCAACTGCAACAACACTGGAATTGTGACTGTTAGCAAGCCCACGCTCATCCAAATAAATGCCCATCTGAATGCTGGATACCAGTATGGAGGCTGGGGGAAAGACTCCAAACCCGTCCGAGGTCATGAGTCGATGTACTGGTACGGCGCCTACAGCAGCCCATCGGTGTTCGAGTTCTACCTGTACTCTAGCTACGACAAACTCATCCAAAGGTCCTCCTTCACCCACCATGGTCTGCCGCAGGGCTACGAGGGCTCCGGCAACAACTACATCGTTCACGGCAACGCTGTGTACTTCCAGGCGAGCAACCCATTCCGAATGTCCAAATTAAATCTGACCTCATCTGTTTATACCCATCGGCAAATGACAAAAGCAAGTGAGACCTACACCTACGTGTACTCGCCAAAGCAGTATTTGGACTTTTCAGCTGATGAGAAAGGATTGTGGGTATTGTATTCCACCGAGGAAGCCAACGGTAAAATTGTCGCGGCTAAAATAGATGAGAAATCATTTGCCGTTGAGGATGAATGGACCACTAACGCATTCAAACCTCTGGTGGGGAACGCTTTCATGGCGTGTGGGGTTATGTACGCCACCAGGCCCGGAGATCTGAATACGGAAGAGATCTACTATTCGTACGATACCCGGACTGGTGAGGAGAAGCAGATGAGCGTCTACTTTCAGAAATTCCAGGACAGCTTTGTCAATCTGCACTACAACCCCACTGATCAGAAGCTTTACATGTACAACAAAGGTTATTACGTGTCCTACAACCTCAGGTTTGGCGAAGAGTGA
- the LOC130513284 gene encoding olfactomedin-4-like: MLSVLLLVLSTLIPASAWIPVEDWESGNVTASVGESGECICHVYLPDTTFPANRVQRMQQVTKDLLLEMEIQMNKMVSYDGQLTVYLEELMDLTVRVAIMDTNPDDYVKLDFELLRTELREFEALVSQLRDSLNSTSPLFDSLFTEIRNMTAIVNQLETIDKKNLEVIRLEFAKLQKKLENCQKEQEFLKPDIGNCNNTGIMAVSKPTVVQLNAHLSASYQYGGWGKDSKPIRGYESMYFYGAYSSPAVYDFYLYSNYDKLLLRTSFKVHDIPNGWVGTGNNYIVHGNTIYYQINSPFSMSKLNLTSSRYEYRVIPAASQRFSYSYSNNQNLDFAADETGLWVLYASEESKGKIVLARIDEKSFGIAEEFNTGAFKQLAGNAFMACGVMYATRSVDMYTEEIYYAFNTKTNEEKHLNIRFPKFQENYSNLDYNPTDQKLYMYNNGYYVSYSVRFNKE; encoded by the exons ATGCTGtcggttctgctgctggttctgtcaACTCTCATTCCTGCTTCTGCCTGGATT CCTGTGGAGGACTGGGAATCTGGCAATGTGACTGCATCGGTGGGTGAGTCGGGTGAGTGCATCTGTCACGTGTATTTGCCCGACACCACCTTCCCTGCCAACCGGGTTCAGCGCATGCAGCAGGTCACCAAGGATCTGCTCTTGGAAATGGAAATTCAAATGAACAAG ATGGTCAGCTATGATGGTCAGCTGACTgtttacctggaggagctgatggaccTGACGGTGAGAGTGGCCATAATGGACACCAACCCTGATGATTACGTCAAACTGGACTTTGAGCTTCTCAGGACTGAGCTCAGAGAGTTTGAGGCTCTGGTGTCTCAGCTCAGAGACTCCCTCAACTCCACCTCGCCCCTGTTTGACAGCCTGTTCACTGAG ATCCGCAACATGACCGCCATCGTGAACCAACTTGAGACCATTGACAAGAAGAACCTGGAGGTGATCCGACTTGAGTTCGCCAAGCTGCAGAAGAAGTTAGAGAATtgccagaaggagcaggagttcTTAAAACCAGACATTG GCAACTGCAACAATACTGGAATCATGGCCGTCAGCAAACCAACAGTAGTCCAGCTGAACGCTCATTTAAGTGCAAGCTATCAATATGGAGGCTGGGGTAAAGACTCCAAGCCCATCCGTGGCTATGAATCAATGTACTTCTATGGTGCATACAGCAGTCCCGCGGTGTATGACTTCTATCTGTACTCTAACTACGATAAGCTGCTTCTCAGGACTTCCTTTAAAGTCCATGACATACCAAACGGGTGGGTAGGTACTGGTAACAACTACATCGTTCACGGCAACACCATATATTACCAGATCAATTCGCCGTTCAGTATGTCCAAATTAAATCTGACCAGCTCCAGATACGAGTACAGAGTCATCCCAGCGGCTAGCCAAAGATTCTCCTACAGTTACTCTAATAATCAGAACTTGGACTTTGCAGCCGATGAGACAGGCCTGTGGGTGTTGTACGCCTCAGAGGAAAGCAAGGGTAAGATCGTTCTGGCCAGAATAGACGAGAAATCTTTTGGCATAGCAGAGGAGTTTAACACCGGGGCATTCAAGCAGTTAGCCGGGAACGCTTTCATGGCCTGTGGAGTCATGTACGCCACCAGGTCAGTGGATATGTACACGGAGGAGATCTACTACGCGTTCAACACCAAGACCAATGAGGAGAAGCACCTGAACATTCGCTTCCCAAAGTTCCAGGAGAACTACTCCAACCTGGACTACAACCCCACCGATCAGAAGCTGTACATGTACAACAATGGCTACTATGTGTCCTACAGTGTCAGGTTTAACAAAGAATGA